In one Streptomyces marincola genomic region, the following are encoded:
- the nadD gene encoding nicotinate-nucleotide adenylyltransferase has translation MQEPIGSGKRRLGVMGGTFDPVHHGHLVAASEVAARFHLDEVIFVPTGRPWQKGHRAVSPPEDRYLMTVIATASNPQFSVSRIDIDRGGKTYTIDTLRDLRTEHSDADLFFITGADALAQILGWRDAGELFSLAHFIGVTRPGHVLADPGLPGGGVSLVEVPALAISSTDCRERVARGDPVWYLVPDGVVRYIDKRALYRDLAGPDR, from the coding sequence ATGCAGGAGCCGATAGGGTCGGGCAAGCGGCGGCTCGGCGTGATGGGCGGGACGTTCGATCCCGTCCACCACGGTCACCTGGTCGCCGCGAGCGAGGTGGCGGCCCGTTTCCACCTCGACGAAGTGATCTTCGTGCCGACCGGCCGGCCGTGGCAGAAGGGCCACCGTGCCGTCTCCCCGCCCGAGGACCGGTACTTGATGACGGTCATCGCGACCGCCTCCAACCCGCAGTTCTCGGTGAGCAGGATCGACATCGACCGCGGCGGCAAGACGTACACCATCGACACGTTGCGCGATCTGCGGACCGAACACAGCGACGCCGACCTGTTCTTCATCACCGGCGCCGACGCCCTCGCACAGATCCTGGGATGGCGCGACGCCGGTGAACTCTTCTCACTCGCCCACTTCATCGGGGTCACCCGCCCCGGGCACGTCCTGGCCGATCCAGGACTTCCCGGCGGCGGGGTGTCCCTGGTCGAGGTCCCCGCGCTCGCCATCTCCTCGACGGACTGCCGCGAGCGGGTCGCCCGCGGCGACCCGGTCTGGTATCTGGTGCCGGACGGGGTGGTGCGTTACATCGACAAGCGGGCGCTGTACCGGGACCTCGCGGGACCGGATCGCTGA
- a CDS encoding M48 family metallopeptidase produces MTDGFEDGGGGGRGRTRFPGLSSRAYEHPADRSALVALRKLTGFDVVFKALSGMLPERSLRLLFLSDSVRVSERQFAHLHQMLLDACWVLDLEKVPAMYVTQDPRPNAMCVGLDQPVIVLTTGLIELLDEDETRVVIGHEVGHALSGHAVYRTLLLFLTNMAVRVAWIPLGNLAIMAIVTSLREWFRKSELSADRAGLLVGQDPQVSIRGLMKLAGGDHLHEMNVDAFLEQADEYEAGGDLRDSVLKIVNVLPRSHPFAVVRAAELRAWSQSRDYQRIMDGHYPRREEDGDASVSGSVRDSAAHFTERVRTSRDPLVKLVNDVAGGAGHLGGRLRDFAAGAARSARDAAGGGSARDTAAGGGSGSGEDAGGPSGPEEGRAGR; encoded by the coding sequence ATGACGGACGGCTTCGAGGACGGCGGCGGGGGCGGGCGGGGCAGAACGCGGTTCCCCGGTCTGTCCTCGCGCGCCTACGAGCACCCGGCCGACCGTTCCGCGCTGGTCGCGCTGCGGAAGCTGACCGGGTTCGACGTGGTCTTCAAGGCGCTCAGCGGCATGCTGCCCGAGCGCAGCCTGCGGCTGCTCTTCCTGTCCGACTCGGTCCGGGTGAGCGAACGGCAGTTCGCCCACCTGCACCAGATGCTGCTCGACGCGTGCTGGGTGCTCGACCTGGAGAAGGTCCCGGCGATGTACGTCACCCAGGACCCGCGGCCCAACGCGATGTGCGTCGGCCTCGACCAGCCGGTCATCGTGCTGACCACGGGTCTGATCGAGTTGCTCGACGAGGACGAGACCCGCGTGGTCATCGGGCACGAGGTCGGGCACGCCCTGTCGGGGCACGCGGTCTACCGGACGCTGCTGCTGTTCCTGACGAACATGGCCGTCCGCGTGGCGTGGATCCCGCTCGGCAACCTCGCGATCATGGCGATCGTGACGTCGCTGCGCGAGTGGTTCCGCAAGTCGGAGCTGTCGGCCGACCGCGCCGGGCTCCTCGTCGGGCAGGACCCGCAGGTGTCGATCCGCGGCCTGATGAAGCTCGCCGGCGGGGACCACCTGCACGAGATGAACGTCGACGCCTTCCTCGAACAGGCCGACGAGTACGAGGCGGGCGGCGATCTGCGGGACTCGGTGCTGAAGATCGTCAACGTGCTGCCGCGCAGCCACCCCTTCGCGGTCGTGCGGGCCGCCGAGTTGCGCGCGTGGTCGCAGAGCCGGGACTACCAGCGGATCATGGACGGCCACTACCCGCGGCGGGAGGAGGACGGGGACGCGTCGGTCAGCGGCTCGGTGCGGGACTCGGCGGCGCACTTCACGGAGCGGGTGCGCACGAGCAGGGACCCGTTGGTCAAGCTCGTGAACGACGTGGCGGGCGGCGCCGGCCATCTGGGCGGCAGGCTGCGGGACTTCGCGGCGGGCGCGGCCCGTTCCGCGCGCGACGCGGCGGGCGGCGGCTCCGCGCGCGACACGGCGGCGGGCGGAGGCAGCGGCAGCGGCGAGGACGCCGGCGGCCCTAGTGGTCCGGAGGAGGGCCGGGCGGGTCGCTGA
- a CDS encoding SCO2583 family membrane protein, whose protein sequence is MAGRAEPPEGTPGGAPGAGDEEYQSTVFDESFVKAARLQEYSAQQRLEDHTTAVRTRAPEPAPAGARAVPRQGIVLALIILAAFAAAIYLGANNPYGAPPALRADRPAAVTVALLPEDAVPAVDPEGLYAGTPAEGYGAGAGGVALPDPRATDHFTREQVLTALTLAKEFVVTGAMTPDVLTGATTVPVRELLGTEQQRQFDSALNAQEPRSGAVTDWLVRFDATEARLVDQQVRVDGGFTFTEIADDVLQVDGRHVFVYALRPAGAPDADVSLYTVQRELRLQFGEKELRERTVVLRQADTLAGPMDCAADTSSALRPLFAGERAEPPATAGTDPHDLDGEGAVLCGTFAVSDPPGPPPDH, encoded by the coding sequence GTGGCCGGGCGTGCCGAGCCTCCGGAGGGGACTCCAGGAGGCGCCCCGGGAGCCGGGGACGAGGAGTACCAGTCGACCGTCTTCGACGAGTCGTTCGTCAAGGCTGCCCGCCTCCAGGAGTATTCCGCCCAGCAACGGCTGGAGGACCACACCACCGCGGTGCGCACGCGCGCGCCCGAGCCCGCGCCCGCCGGCGCGCGGGCGGTGCCGAGGCAGGGCATCGTCCTGGCCCTGATCATCCTGGCGGCCTTCGCCGCCGCCATCTACCTCGGCGCGAACAACCCGTACGGCGCTCCGCCCGCCCTGCGCGCCGACCGGCCGGCCGCGGTCACCGTCGCGCTCCTCCCCGAGGACGCCGTGCCGGCGGTCGATCCCGAGGGCCTGTACGCGGGCACCCCGGCCGAGGGCTACGGAGCGGGCGCCGGCGGCGTCGCCCTGCCCGACCCGCGGGCCACCGACCACTTCACGCGCGAGCAGGTGCTCACCGCCCTCACCCTGGCCAAGGAGTTCGTGGTCACCGGGGCGATGACCCCCGACGTGCTGACCGGCGCCACCACCGTGCCGGTGCGCGAGCTGCTCGGCACCGAGCAGCAACGGCAGTTCGACAGCGCGCTCAACGCCCAGGAGCCGCGCTCGGGCGCCGTCACGGACTGGCTCGTGCGGTTCGACGCGACCGAGGCCAGGCTGGTCGACCAGCAGGTGCGCGTCGACGGCGGGTTCACGTTCACGGAGATCGCCGATGACGTCCTCCAGGTCGACGGCCGCCACGTCTTCGTCTACGCGCTCCGTCCCGCGGGCGCGCCGGACGCGGACGTCTCGCTCTACACGGTGCAGCGCGAACTGCGGCTCCAGTTCGGCGAGAAGGAGCTGCGGGAGCGCACCGTCGTGCTGCGCCAGGCCGACACGCTGGCCGGGCCGATGGACTGCGCGGCCGACACCTCGTCGGCCCTGCGCCCGCTGTTCGCGGGCGAGCGGGCCGAGCCGCCCGCCACCGCGGGCACCGACCCGCACGACCTCGACGGCGAAGGCGCCGTGCTGTGCGGCACGTTCGCCGTCAGCGACCCGCCCGGCCCTCCTCCGGACCACTAG
- a CDS encoding SCO2584 family spore wall biosynthesis protein, which produces MPDDVGGPPFRDGDGPDSDDRGVADEVFAAVVLDEDFVEAAEIHEPTAAERILYAAMERAEAEAASELGFYRDPDLDPGTSDGLAGFDADGDQDDEGRFDRSDYLRYLPDEDDEDGPAHGPRPGAGRGERGGRPGGGEVIRGPRGRESLPPAWRPARWQRPVACMLAMVMGISVIAFAFIAVQRAGQTPARDAEREDEEQTVFDAEMPDHGP; this is translated from the coding sequence GTGCCGGACGACGTGGGGGGCCCGCCGTTTCGCGACGGCGACGGGCCCGACAGCGATGATCGCGGGGTAGCCGACGAGGTGTTCGCCGCCGTGGTCCTCGACGAGGACTTCGTCGAGGCCGCGGAGATCCACGAGCCGACCGCGGCCGAGCGGATCCTCTACGCGGCGATGGAGCGTGCCGAGGCCGAGGCGGCCTCCGAGCTGGGGTTCTACCGGGATCCCGATCTCGACCCCGGCACCTCGGACGGCCTGGCGGGGTTCGACGCGGACGGGGACCAGGACGACGAGGGGCGGTTCGACCGCTCCGACTACCTGCGCTACCTGCCGGACGAGGACGACGAGGACGGCCCGGCGCACGGGCCGCGTCCCGGGGCCGGCCGCGGCGAGCGCGGCGGACGGCCGGGCGGCGGCGAGGTGATACGCGGCCCTCGCGGGCGCGAGTCCCTGCCGCCGGCCTGGCGGCCCGCGCGGTGGCAGCGGCCCGTCGCGTGCATGCTCGCCATGGTGATGGGCATCAGCGTCATCGCCTTCGCCTTCATAGCCGTTCAGCGCGCCGGGCAGACGCCGGCCCGGGACGCGGAGCGGGAGGACGAGGAACAGACCGTCTTCGACGCCGAGATGCCCGACCACGGCCCCTGA
- a CDS encoding glutamate-5-semialdehyde dehydrogenase has translation MSDSADSTGTSPVLVTARRARAAAAELAPLPRTARDAALLAVADALTERAAEIVEANARDIERARAAGTADAIVDRLTLTPRRIAAIAADVRDVVALPDPVGEVVRGSTLPNGLELRQVRVPLGVVGIIYEARPNVTVDAAALCLKSGNAVLLRGSSSAYASNTALVAVLRDAVAGAGLPADAVQLVPGEGRESAHELMRARGLVDVLIPRGGETLIQTVVRESTVPVIETGVGNCHVYVDELADLDMAVDILVNSKAQRPSVCNAAETVLVHAGIAERFLPRALAALTEAGVRVHGDEAWQKAGLDAGTEVLPATDADWETEYLGYDIAAAVVPTLDAAVAHIRRWTSGHTEAIVTRDTAAARRFVSLMDSAAVMVNASTRFTDGGQFGFGAEIGISTQKLHARGPMGLPELTSTTYVVTGDGHLRE, from the coding sequence ATGAGCGACTCAGCGGACTCGACCGGCACCTCACCCGTCCTCGTCACCGCACGCCGCGCCAGGGCGGCGGCGGCCGAACTGGCACCGCTGCCGCGCACGGCGCGGGACGCCGCGCTGCTCGCGGTCGCCGACGCGCTCACCGAGCGCGCGGCGGAGATCGTCGAGGCCAACGCGCGCGACATCGAACGCGCGCGGGCCGCGGGCACCGCGGACGCGATCGTCGACCGGCTGACGCTCACGCCGCGGCGGATCGCCGCCATCGCGGCCGACGTGCGGGACGTGGTGGCGCTGCCCGACCCGGTGGGCGAGGTCGTGCGCGGCTCGACGCTGCCCAACGGCCTGGAGCTGCGCCAGGTCCGCGTGCCGCTCGGCGTCGTCGGGATCATCTACGAGGCCAGGCCGAACGTGACCGTGGACGCCGCTGCGCTGTGCCTCAAGTCGGGGAACGCGGTGCTGCTGCGCGGCTCCTCCTCCGCCTACGCGTCCAACACGGCGCTGGTCGCCGTCCTGCGCGACGCGGTCGCGGGGGCCGGGCTGCCGGCGGACGCCGTTCAGCTGGTCCCGGGGGAGGGCCGGGAGTCGGCGCACGAGCTGATGCGCGCCCGCGGCCTGGTGGACGTGCTCATCCCGCGCGGGGGCGAGACCCTGATCCAGACCGTGGTGCGGGAGTCGACCGTGCCGGTGATCGAGACCGGCGTGGGCAACTGCCACGTGTACGTGGACGAGCTGGCCGACCTCGACATGGCCGTCGACATCCTGGTCAACTCCAAGGCGCAGCGCCCCAGCGTGTGCAACGCGGCCGAGACCGTGCTGGTGCACGCGGGCATCGCCGAACGGTTCCTGCCGCGCGCGCTCGCCGCGCTCACCGAGGCGGGCGTGCGGGTCCACGGCGACGAGGCGTGGCAGAAGGCCGGGCTCGACGCGGGCACCGAGGTGCTGCCCGCGACGGACGCGGACTGGGAGACGGAGTACCTCGGCTACGACATCGCCGCGGCCGTGGTGCCCACCCTGGACGCCGCGGTGGCCCACATCCGCCGCTGGACCTCGGGCCACACCGAGGCGATCGTCACGCGGGACACGGCGGCGGCCCGGCGGTTCGTCTCGCTGATGGACTCGGCGGCCGTCATGGTCAACGCCTCGACCCGTTTCACCGACGGCGGGCAGTTCGGCTTCGGTGCGGAGATCGGCATCTCCACGCAGAAGCTGCACGCCCGGGGCCCGATGGGCCTCCCCGAACTCACCTCGACCACCTACGTGGTCACCGGGGACGGCCACCTCAGGGAGTGA
- the proB gene encoding glutamate 5-kinase has translation MARARRVVVKIGSSSLTTAAGGLDADRVDALVDVLVKQDGRQIVLVSSGAIAAGLAPLGLTRRPADLARQQAAASVGQGLLLARYTSSFARYGRRVGQVLLTSDDTSRRAHYRNAYRTLDQLFAMGVFPVVNENDTVATDEIRFGDNDRLAALVAHLVRADLLVLLSDVDGLYDGDPSRPGTRRIEEVAGPGDLAGVELGRPGRAGVGTGGMVTKVEAASIATGAGIPVVLAAASQAGDALSGARTGTFFRPTGRRSAGRLLWLAHASAPRGAVLLDAGAVRAITERGSSLLPAGITGVEGDFAAGEPIELRDEAGRAVARGLVNFDAKEIPRLIGRSTHELARELGPAYEREVVHRDDLVVMRA, from the coding sequence GTGGCGCGGGCCCGCAGGGTCGTCGTCAAGATCGGTTCATCCTCGCTGACCACCGCGGCCGGTGGGCTCGACGCCGACCGGGTGGACGCACTGGTCGATGTGCTGGTGAAACAGGACGGGAGGCAGATCGTACTGGTTTCCTCCGGTGCGATCGCGGCAGGTCTCGCGCCGCTCGGCCTGACGCGCCGCCCCGCGGACCTCGCCAGGCAGCAGGCGGCGGCCAGCGTCGGGCAGGGCCTGCTGCTCGCGCGGTACACCTCGTCGTTCGCGCGCTACGGCCGCCGCGTGGGCCAGGTGCTGCTGACCTCGGACGACACCAGCCGGCGCGCGCACTACCGCAACGCGTACCGCACCCTCGACCAGCTGTTCGCGATGGGCGTGTTCCCCGTCGTCAACGAGAACGACACCGTTGCCACGGACGAGATCAGGTTCGGCGACAACGACCGGCTCGCCGCGCTCGTCGCCCACCTCGTGCGGGCGGACCTGCTCGTGCTGCTCTCGGACGTGGACGGCCTCTACGACGGCGACCCGTCCAGGCCCGGCACCCGCCGCATCGAGGAGGTAGCGGGTCCTGGGGACCTCGCGGGCGTGGAGCTCGGCCGGCCGGGGCGCGCGGGAGTCGGCACGGGCGGCATGGTCACCAAGGTGGAGGCCGCGTCGATCGCGACGGGCGCCGGCATCCCCGTGGTGCTCGCGGCGGCGAGCCAGGCGGGCGACGCCCTGTCGGGCGCGCGGACCGGCACGTTCTTCCGCCCGACGGGCCGCCGTTCCGCCGGCCGCCTGCTGTGGCTGGCGCACGCGTCGGCGCCGCGCGGCGCGGTGCTGCTCGACGCGGGCGCCGTGCGGGCGATCACCGAACGGGGCAGTTCGCTGCTGCCGGCCGGCATCACCGGCGTCGAGGGGGACTTCGCGGCCGGCGAGCCCATCGAACTGCGGGACGAGGCGGGCCGGGCGGTCGCGCGCGGTCTCGTCAACTTCGACGCCAAGGAGATCCCGCGGCTGATCGGACGTTCCACCCACGAACTGGCCCGCGAGCTCGGCCCGGCCTACGAAAGAGAAGTCGTACATCGCGATGACCTGGTGGTGATGCGGGCATAA
- a CDS encoding TetR/AcrR family transcriptional regulator, producing the protein MDAGGSATDGRRARGQRRRAEIIAATLAVVRREGAAGVTHRAVAREADIPTSLSTYYFATLDDLLVAALSSVADAYTARIRAIADEHEDKLGGLAALIADSAGPDRDRALAERELCTLAARRPALRPVARYWRESVAELAGHLTDDPRAVAAFVAAADGLCTAILIENAPADLDYIRAVLQQALGGRPHDEAAPGAAAAPA; encoded by the coding sequence ATGGACGCGGGCGGCAGTGCCACCGACGGGCGCAGGGCCAGGGGGCAGCGGCGCCGCGCCGAGATCATCGCGGCCACGCTCGCCGTCGTCAGGCGCGAGGGCGCGGCCGGTGTCACGCACCGCGCGGTCGCCAGGGAAGCGGACATCCCCACCAGCCTGAGCACCTACTACTTCGCGACCCTGGACGACCTGCTCGTCGCCGCGCTCTCCAGCGTCGCCGACGCCTACACCGCCCGCATCCGGGCCATCGCGGACGAGCACGAGGACAAGCTCGGCGGACTCGCCGCGCTGATCGCCGACTCGGCCGGGCCCGACCGGGACCGCGCCCTCGCGGAACGCGAGCTGTGCACCCTCGCCGCCCGCAGGCCGGCCCTGCGGCCCGTCGCGCGGTACTGGCGCGAGAGCGTCGCGGAGCTGGCCGGGCACCTCACGGACGACCCCAGGGCCGTCGCCGCGTTCGTCGCCGCCGCCGACGGCCTGTGCACCGCCATCCTCATCGAGAACGCGCCCGCCGACCTCGACTACATCCGCGCCGTTCTTCAGCAGGCCCTCGGCGGCCGGCCGCACGACGAGGCGGCGCCCGGCGCCGCGGCGGCACCGGCCTGA
- a CDS encoding MFS transporter, which translates to MERAGTGRAGTREWLGLALLALPTVLLGLDVTVLYLVLPSMAEDLDPTATQTLWIMDAYGFLIAGLLITMGTLGDRIGRRRLLMVGVTAFAAVSCLAAYAPNAELLVVARALLGVAGATLMPSTLSLISTMFRDARQRAVAIGVWATMFALGMAAGPVVGGALVDRFWWGAAFLLAIPVAVLVLAGARTLLPEYTAPREGRLDPVSVVLSLAAILPVVYAVKEGAAHGFEPLTALLLGAGAAAGTAFVRRQRRLASPLLDVTLFTDRAFSAALAVLLVGLVGVGGTMYLVTQFLQLVEGLDPATAGLWMGPPALAMFAAAIGAPLLAARVRPGLVMAATLGVSVGGYALLANAGPGDTVPVVAGFALVYLGLGAIAALGTDMVVGAAPETKAGSAAALSETVQELGLAAGVALLGSLTTSVYRSHAPAPAHAPPEVADRLTDSIGGALAVSDRVPQETVDAAREAFTTGLNAASLAAGIAILLVTALCLLTLRHVRPLGRTAAEPADAART; encoded by the coding sequence ATGGAACGGGCGGGAACGGGACGCGCGGGAACGCGCGAATGGCTGGGCCTCGCACTGCTCGCGCTGCCCACCGTGCTGCTCGGCCTGGACGTCACGGTGCTGTACCTGGTGCTGCCGAGCATGGCCGAGGACCTCGACCCCACGGCGACGCAGACGCTGTGGATCATGGACGCCTACGGCTTCCTCATCGCCGGGCTGCTCATCACCATGGGCACCCTCGGCGACCGGATCGGCAGGCGCAGGCTGCTGATGGTCGGCGTCACCGCCTTCGCCGCCGTCTCCTGCCTGGCCGCCTACGCGCCGAACGCCGAACTGCTCGTCGTGGCACGGGCGTTGCTCGGCGTCGCCGGAGCCACGCTGATGCCGTCCACGCTGTCGCTGATCTCCACCATGTTCCGCGACGCGCGGCAGCGCGCGGTCGCGATCGGGGTGTGGGCCACGATGTTCGCCCTCGGCATGGCCGCGGGACCCGTGGTCGGCGGCGCGCTGGTCGACCGGTTCTGGTGGGGGGCGGCCTTCCTGCTCGCGATACCCGTCGCGGTCCTCGTGCTGGCCGGCGCGCGCACGCTGCTCCCGGAGTACACCGCGCCCCGCGAGGGCCGGCTCGACCCGGTCAGCGTCGTGCTGTCGCTCGCCGCCATCCTGCCCGTCGTCTACGCCGTCAAGGAGGGGGCCGCCCACGGCTTCGAGCCGCTGACCGCACTCCTCCTGGGCGCGGGGGCGGCGGCGGGCACCGCGTTCGTGCGCAGGCAGCGCCGGCTCGCCTCGCCGCTGCTCGACGTCACGCTGTTCACCGACCGCGCGTTCTCGGCGGCGCTGGCCGTCCTGCTCGTCGGGCTGGTCGGCGTCGGCGGCACGATGTACCTGGTCACCCAGTTCCTCCAACTCGTCGAGGGGCTCGACCCGGCGACGGCCGGGCTGTGGATGGGCCCGCCGGCGCTGGCGATGTTCGCCGCGGCCATCGGCGCCCCGCTGCTCGCGGCGCGCGTCCGCCCCGGCCTCGTCATGGCGGCGACCCTCGGCGTCTCGGTGGGCGGCTACGCGCTGCTCGCGAACGCGGGCCCCGGCGACACGGTCCCCGTGGTGGCCGGGTTCGCCCTCGTCTACCTCGGCCTCGGAGCCATCGCCGCCCTCGGCACGGACATGGTCGTCGGCGCCGCTCCCGAGACCAAGGCGGGCTCGGCCGCCGCCCTGTCGGAAACCGTGCAGGAACTGGGGCTCGCGGCCGGTGTCGCCCTGCTCGGCAGCCTCACCACCTCCGTCTACCGCTCCCACGCCCCCGCGCCGGCGCACGCGCCCCCCGAGGTCGCGGACCGCCTCACCGACAGCATCGGCGGCGCGCTGGCCGTGTCCGACCGGGTGCCGCAAGAGACGGTCGACGCCGCGCGCGAGGCGTTCACCACGGGACTGAACGCGGCCTCCCTGGCCGCCGGAATCGCGATCCTGCTCGTGACGGCGCTGTGCCTGCTGACCCTGCGCCACGTCAGGCCCCTGGGCCGGACCGCGGCCGAGCCCGCGGACGCCGCCAGGACATAG
- a CDS encoding alpha/beta hydrolase family protein: MSRIVDTPAGPARVTWHVAAEARAVLALGHGAGGGIEAPDLQALADALPALGTTVALVEQPWRVAGKRVAPAPRTLDAAWTALWPALAERGLPVVAGGRSAGARVACRTARATGAHAVLALSFPLHPPGRPERSRLDELTGAGVPVLVVQGGRDPFGRPAEFPPGTELVEVPEADHGFAVPKRAGFSQAEALAAAVAAIAGWLDARTPEAGGGAG; encoded by the coding sequence ATGAGCCGGATTGTGGACACACCCGCGGGCCCGGCCCGCGTCACCTGGCACGTCGCCGCCGAGGCGCGCGCCGTTCTCGCCCTCGGCCACGGCGCGGGGGGCGGCATCGAGGCGCCCGACCTCCAGGCGCTCGCCGACGCCCTGCCCGCCCTGGGCACGACCGTGGCCCTCGTCGAACAGCCCTGGCGGGTCGCGGGCAAACGCGTCGCGCCCGCGCCGCGGACGCTGGACGCGGCCTGGACCGCGCTGTGGCCCGCCCTGGCGGAACGCGGGCTCCCCGTCGTCGCGGGCGGGCGGAGCGCGGGCGCGAGGGTCGCGTGCCGCACGGCGCGCGCGACCGGCGCGCACGCCGTACTCGCGTTGTCCTTTCCGCTGCATCCGCCGGGGCGGCCGGAGCGTTCCCGGCTCGACGAGCTGACCGGCGCGGGGGTGCCCGTGCTGGTGGTGCAGGGCGGGCGCGACCCGTTCGGCAGGCCGGCCGAGTTCCCGCCCGGCACCGAGCTGGTCGAGGTCCCCGAGGCCGACCACGGCTTCGCGGTGCCCAAGCGGGCCGGGTTCTCGCAGGCCGAGGCGCTCGCCGCCGCGGTCGCCGCGATCGCCGGGTGGCTGGACGCGCGCACGCCGGAGGCGGGGGGCGGCGCCGGCTGA
- a CDS encoding acyltransferase family protein, which translates to MSGSRQDATPTARVPRQAGGPGAGKGRDAFFDNAKFLAIVLVAAGHAWEPLRGDSRTVTALYMAVYAFHMPAFIIIAGYFSRGFDGSPRRVARLITGVVVPYVVFQLAYTFFMRWLDDDPSTYVPLFEPRWLMWFLLALFIWRLTVPVWRAVRWPLPLALAIAGAATASPTLGGDLQMQRVLQFLPFFVLGLCLKREHFDLVRRRAVRLLALPVFAGALLVAYWAVPRMEYQWFYHRDTAQELGQPWWVGFVMTLVLFACALTLTACFFALVPGRTTWFTALGAGTLYGYLLHGFVVAGAVEWGWYDSEPMREMATFLPITTAVATVGVTLLCTPVVQRLFRPLMEPRMAWFFRRPEPEERLGADRGARQDRPAG; encoded by the coding sequence ATGAGCGGTTCACGACAGGACGCGACCCCCACGGCGCGGGTGCCCCGGCAGGCGGGCGGCCCGGGCGCGGGCAAGGGGCGCGACGCCTTCTTCGACAACGCCAAGTTCCTGGCGATCGTGCTGGTCGCGGCCGGGCACGCCTGGGAGCCGCTGCGCGGCGACTCGCGCACGGTGACGGCGCTCTACATGGCCGTCTACGCGTTCCACATGCCGGCGTTCATCATCATCGCCGGCTACTTCTCGCGCGGCTTCGACGGCAGCCCGCGCCGCGTCGCGCGCCTGATCACGGGCGTCGTGGTGCCGTACGTGGTGTTCCAGCTCGCGTACACGTTCTTCATGCGGTGGCTCGACGACGACCCGAGCACCTACGTGCCGCTGTTCGAGCCCAGGTGGCTCATGTGGTTCCTGCTCGCGCTGTTCATCTGGCGGCTCACCGTGCCGGTGTGGCGGGCCGTGCGCTGGCCCCTGCCGCTCGCGCTGGCCATCGCGGGCGCGGCCACCGCCTCGCCCACGCTGGGCGGGGACCTCCAGATGCAGCGGGTGCTCCAGTTCCTGCCGTTCTTCGTGCTCGGCCTGTGCCTGAAGCGCGAGCACTTCGACCTCGTGCGCCGGCGCGCGGTACGACTGCTGGCGCTGCCCGTCTTCGCGGGCGCGCTCCTCGTCGCCTACTGGGCGGTGCCGCGCATGGAGTACCAGTGGTTCTACCACCGCGACACCGCGCAGGAACTGGGCCAGCCCTGGTGGGTCGGCTTCGTGATGACGCTCGTGCTGTTCGCGTGCGCGCTGACGCTCACCGCCTGCTTCTTCGCGCTGGTGCCCGGCCGCACGACCTGGTTCACGGCGCTGGGCGCGGGCACCCTCTACGGCTACCTGCTGCACGGTTTCGTCGTCGCGGGCGCCGTCGAGTGGGGCTGGTACGACAGCGAGCCGATGCGGGAGATGGCGACGTTCCTGCCGATCACGACCGCGGTCGCCACCGTGGGCGTGACCCTGCTGTGCACGCCGGTGGTCCAGCGGCTGTTCCGGCCGCTGATGGAGCCGAGAATGGCGTGGTTCTTCCGCCGCCCCGAGCCCGAGGAACGCCTCGGCGCCGACCGCGGCGCGCGTCAGGACCGGCCCGCCGGCTGA